The nucleotide window GAGTTTGAGACGGCCGAAGAGTACCACGAGCGGAGCCTCTCGATCAAACAAGAGATCGGCGACCGCTCCGGGGAGGCGAAAAGTCTCCACAGCCTCGGGACCATCGCTCGAAACCGGGGAGAGTTCGAGACGGCGACGGAACGCTATCAGTCGGCACTGGCAATCTTCGAGGAACTCGGACAGGTGCGTGAGGCGATCCAGACGATCCAGAATCTCGTCAGGACAGCCGAGGGACTCGACGACGAGGAGGCCGCGATAGAGTGGGTCGAACGCGGCATCGAGCAACTCGACGATCTCGATCTCGCCGGGCTGGGCCAGGAACGACGTTGGTTCGTGAAACGGTTCGTACGACTCGACGGCGACCGAGACGACCTGGAAGGCCTCTACACGACTGCGTTGCAGCGACTGTTGGAAGACGACTTCGCCGCCGCCAGCGACCTCCTCGAAGGCGTCTGGGACTGCCGCGAGTCGTTCGCGCCCGAAACGGACGCCTCCAGGATCTGTCTCCGTGCCGGCGTCGGGTACGCTGCACCAGCGACACAGAGAGATACCGACGGCGCTGCGAAAGTGGTCGAAACCGTCTGCGAGGCGGTCGAACCGCACCGCGACAGGCTCTCGGAGCCCGCCACGGCACTCCACGACCTCCTCGTCGACGGCGCGACAGAGCACGACCCGGACGCGCTCCGAGAGCCAGCCGACCGCGAGGACCCAGGACTCGACGACCTGGAGCGGTTCGCGTACGCAGAACTGCTGGAACGGCTCGTCGGTGATCCGAAGCCGTTGGACATCTACCCAGAGGTAATCCGGGCAATGGTCACCGACGACGCCGAGTTCGCGGAAGTCGTCCGGTCGTGTCTCGCGGCGTGGGACCGACACACCGACACGGAGGGTGACCAGTACCGCGCCGCGCTCGCGGCGGGCGTCGTGCTCGAATTCCACCGCGAATTCGCCGACGAACTTCCAGCGGACCGCGAGAGCGTGTTCGGCGTGGTCCGCGAGAACCGCGAGCACCTCTCCGAGCCGATCGAAGCGCTGTTCGAGTACCTCGACACCGGCGCGACCGAGCACGGCCCCGAGGCGCTTCGGGAGGCGGCCGACCGCGAGGACCCGACGCTCGTCGATCTGGAACGGATTGCGGTCGCTGCCCTACTGACCACGCTCCAGTCACAGTAGTCGGGACCGCGTCGCGCTCTCCGTCGGCATCGGTGCCCGATGTCTGGCAGTTTCACCGGCTATCGTAGACTGCACAGTGACAGTTCAGTGTTCGACCCGAACCGTGCGTACTAATCTAGTGACACTACTTAGACTAGATAGTCGACGAGACGATGTCTGACGACACGTATCCAGTCTCTCTCGAGAACCCCCGTTCCGACGACAGCGTTCGAGCCCGGAGTGTGGTCGGCGTCGACGAGTCCGGAAACGTGGGAGACGGTGTCTTCGTGACGGTTGCAGTTCGGGCTGCTCGTTCCAACGGTGTCGAGCTGGTTCGGCGGCTCGTCGAGAACGGGCTTCGACCGTTTCGGCACAAGTCTTCCTCGCTCGTTCGGTACAGCGACGTCGACAAGGCGGATCGACGGCGGCGAGTGCGTGCGTTACTCGCGGATCTGTCTCACTCGACAGCGACGTGGGCTGCTGTACTCTCCGCCTCGCCGCTTGACGAGACGGCAGCAGCAGCGATGTACGCAGTCGCAGCAAAGAAAGCAATCACGAACGGACTGGGACAGACTCGTCTAATGACAGACACCGTCGTACTTCGTGACGGCCAACTGGTGCGTGGTGAGCACGCACAGGCGCTTCCACGGCAGCTTCGTGGACACTGTGACGTGAGTTTCGAGCGAAACATCTGCCCGGTGTATCTCGCGCCGTTGGAGCAGGCCGAACGAACGTACCCTCAGGTAACTGCCGCAGACTACATCGCTGGCTCCCTCCGAGAAATAGCCGAGCAACACGGAACTATCGAGGCGGCAGTCGAGCAGTTCGACTACGAACAACCGGTGAGATTCGACAGCTCTTGGGACGAGCCTGCCCGCACTCCGAGTTCAGTGTATCGACTCGAACCAATCGCTCCCATCCGCGAGAAACGTCTCAAGTCCCGAGCTATCGCGTGGCTTGCAGGAGGGGCGATCACACCCACCCGTGACCCGCTGGATCGTAACCGATACCGAGGGTTGACTGATACGATCGACGACCCAGTCGTGTCGAACTACGTTACGGAACTCGACTGAGGCTGTCGATCGGATGTAGAACTCGGACGTCATCGAATTGTGAGCTACTACCTCACAATCCTCGTCGGATACGGTGGCGCGTTACGCTAACCACCACATCCGCGCCCTTAGTAAGCCGTAGAAGAGCGCGATTTATATCCTTTTTGCCGCGAGATACTGCCGACCCTCTCGTCTTGCCGCAGCACAATCTATCTATTTGGCAAATATAGAACAAGTGGCCGAGTGAACAATCGGTACCGTCGTCGGCAGGACGGCTCTGCCTACACCGCGCATCGACGAGATGGCTCCAGATTCGCCAGCAGCGTTTTGACGTTTACCGACAGCAAATGACACTGAATGACAGAAGCCGGAATCCCGGTCGAGGAACTGCAACGACGGGAGCGTGCGGAGCTCTCGATCACGCCCGGGACGAACAAAGACGAGGCGCTGCGGTTTCTCGCCGCCAACCGCGACAGCGCGTTCCGTCCGCGGGAGGTCGCGGCCGAGACGGACGTGCCGGCGAACAGCGTCGGGAAGGTGCTCGAACGGCTGGAATCGGACGGCCTCGTCACGAACATCGGCGAGCACTACTCCGTCGATCGGCAGCGCACGGACGAGCTGACGACGGTGTTCGAGGATCTCCGGAATCTCGACCGGGTGCACGAGGCGGTCGAGTCACCGGCGCCCAGCGCAGACACCGAGCAGATTGCCACCGACGAAGCCGTCGACGAACTGGTCGAACAGGTCGCCGAGGAGACGGAGTAGGTGATCGCGCGTGCCGTCGCAGTACGAACGGGGCGGTGTGGTCCAGTGAATCACTCGCCCAACTGCTTCCTCACCCCGCGACCCCACGCACGAACCCGACGATCCGCCCCCGCGCCAGGACCAACTCCGTCAGCCCCCACAGCACGGCGACGAGTGCCGCGCCCGCGAGCGACGCGAACACCCACGAGTCCGACGGACTAGAACGAACCCTCCTCCTAGACCAGTGTGCTAGCACACTAGAGTTTTACCCGCCGAGGCTCTACCGACAGCTGTGAGCAGCGACAGCACTGACGCCGAGAGCAAGGTTTCCGGGAACCAGGCGAATATCCCGGCCCACATTCGACGCGAACTCGCCATCGACGACGGGGACCGGCTCCGCTGGCAACTCGAAGACGACGGGACGGTAACGGTTCGTGTCGTTCGACGACAGGATAGAACGTTCGCTGATTTCGACGGCTACGACGGCGAGGAGACGACAGACGTTACGACCGATCACGACGCCTGGGGCGTCGACAGCGAGTGAATGCCCCGTGCAGTAGTCGACACGACGGTCTTGTTTGCGGCTGCGTACCGCCGCGACGAGTCTCACGACCGCGCACTCTCAGTTATGCGCGGGTTCGACGACGGGACACTTCCGGAGGTAATTGTCTTGGACTACGTGCTCGCAGAGACGATCAACGGAATCACGACCCATGCGGGCCACGACGCGGCCATCGACTTTCTCGACCGCGTCGAGTCGAGCACACGATTCCACCTCGACTCACCCACTGCGAACTGTCGTGCGAAGGGCAAGGCTCTGTTTCGTCAGCACGAACCGCTCTCGTTCGTCGACGCCTGTATCGTAGCGTACATGGAGACGACGGGACTCGACTACCTGTACGCACTCGACGACGATTTCGATGCGGTCGAGGGTGTCCGTCGACTCGCTACGCCGGCGAATCCATACGATCCGAACGAGCACGAGTGACTGTGTTTTCGTACCTGAGGCGTCACCCCGCGACCCCACGCACGAACCCGACGATCCGCCCCCGCGCCAGGACCAACTCTGCGAGCCCCCACAGCACCACAACGAGCACAGCGCCCACGAGCGACGCGAACGCCCACGAGTCCATCCAGACGGGCTGGATCCACGGGGTGACGTGCGACCACGTCACGGCGAACTCCGTCGTGAGCCCGGCGACGGGTGTGCCGGCGAAGGTGTTCTGGACGGTCGCGGCGAAGGTGTTGGTGTCGCCGGTGCCCTCGATCAGCCCGGCGGAGCCGGTGAGGCTGTAGTTACCCGACACGCCCTGGTCGGTCATCGTCGGGCCGTTGGACTCGTCGCCGGTCCCGAGGCGTTCGGCCTCGTAGGCGCCCCAGGTGGCGTAGTACTCCCAGACGATCTTCCCCTGCGGTGTCACCTCGATCACGCGATGGTTCAGCGAGTCCGTGATGAGGGTGTTGCCGTTGGGTAGTCGGTCGGCGTCGCGCGGCCACGACAGCTGGCCGTCGCCGACGCTCCAGATCTGCTCCCACTCGCCGTCGCGCTTCGTGTACTCCACGACCCGGTCGTTCTCGGAGTCGGCCACGAGGATTGTCGGGTTGCCCGCCTCGCTCACGAGCCAGTCCGGATTGTGTTGTTCGAACATCGTCTCGTGATCGCCGTCCTCGCCGAGCCGCTCGACGATCTCTTTGCTCTCGCGGTCGACGACAATCGCCTGGTCGAAGTTCCGCGGCGACAGGAGGAACCGCCCGTCGCCGATCCGGTCGACGTCGTTGACGTGGGTCCAGTCCTCCGAGAAGCCACCGTCCGTCGAGTTGGGGTAGTGGTTCCGGAACGTCCACTCCCAGACGAACTCCTCGGCCTCCCGGTCGTAGATCACGATCCGGTCGTTGCTCACCTCCGTCTCGTTGTTCCAGTTTCGCATGTTGGCGATCACGAGGTTCCCGTTCGGGAGCATGTCCACGTCGTGGGTGTCGGTCATGTCGAACCGTTCCTTCCAGACGGCGTTTCGGGTCGTCCGGTTCAGCTCCATCACGAGCGTCCCGTCCGGGTTCGTGGA belongs to Halobaculum sp. MBLA0143 and includes:
- a CDS encoding AbrB/MazE/SpoVT family DNA-binding domain-containing protein, yielding MSSDSTDAESKVSGNQANIPAHIRRELAIDDGDRLRWQLEDDGTVTVRVVRRQDRTFADFDGYDGEETTDVTTDHDAWGVDSE
- a CDS encoding PIN domain-containing protein, translating into MPRAVVDTTVLFAAAYRRDESHDRALSVMRGFDDGTLPEVIVLDYVLAETINGITTHAGHDAAIDFLDRVESSTRFHLDSPTANCRAKGKALFRQHEPLSFVDACIVAYMETTGLDYLYALDDDFDAVEGVRRLATPANPYDPNEHE
- a CDS encoding arylsulfotransferase family protein, which translates into the protein MTDDRLGGRRRLARLAVFGLVVALVAPAGVAAVAPQSSGTPGQVGLEPGTVSEPADNDTIVSIQGFHFQGQGAEKKPARVVSAGPNGQTNWVFDGGPYDATWFYDVDPLANGNLLVVSTNPDGTLVMELNRTTRNAVWKERFDMTDTHDVDMLPNGNLVIANMRNWNNETEVSNDRIVIYDREAEEFVWEWTFRNHYPNSTDGGFSEDWTHVNDVDRIGDGRFLLSPRNFDQAIVVDRESKEIVERLGEDGDHETMFEQHNPDWLVSEAGNPTILVADSENDRVVEYTKRDGEWEQIWSVGDGQLSWPRDADRLPNGNTLITDSLNHRVIEVTPQGKIVWEYYATWGAYEAERLGTGDESNGPTMTDQGVSGNYSLTGSAGLIEGTGDTNTFAATVQNTFAGTPVAGLTTEFAVTWSHVTPWIQPVWMDSWAFASLVGAVLVVVLWGLAELVLARGRIVGFVRGVAG